A region of the Kribbella sp. NBC_01245 genome:
CACTCGGCCCGTTCGTCTCCTCGGGCCAATGCAACCCCGCCAGCCACATCTCGCGACCGGCTTCGAGCGGATGTACGTCGATACCGTTGCCGACCCTGGGTTTCATCAGGTAAGCCTCGCAGCCAGCAGCGCCTCGGCTAGCAGCAGGTCCCGCGGGCGGGTGATCTTGAAGGCGTCCTCGGAACCCAGCACGGTCTGCACGGTCACGCCGAGCCGCTCGCACAGCGTCGCGTCATCGGTGGCGCCGTCGGCCGGACCGGAATGGGCCTTGCGCAACAACGCGGGCTCGAATCCCTGCGGGGTCTGGACCGCGACCAGGCTGTTGCGATCGGGCGTGTCGACGACCTTGCCGTCGGCATCGACCCGTTTGATCGTGTCGGTGACCGGCAGCACCGGCACCACCGCAGTCGCGCCGGCCCGCACCGCGAACACGACTCGCTCGATCACCTCGACCGGAACGAACGGCCGGGCCGCGTCGTGCACCAGGACACAGTCAATGCCGTCGGCATCGATCACGTCGAGCGCCTGCCGGACCGAGTCGGTGCGCTCCTTGCCACCGGCAACGCAGTGCAGCTCGGCCGAGCCGACGAGCGGCTCGAGCTGGGCGTGGATGTCCTGCTCGGTGCCGGCCGGAACCGCCACCACCAGACAGCAAAGGTCGATGGCGGTCGCCGCGAAAAGTCCACGAACCGCGTGGACCAGCAGCGAGTCGCCACCGACCTCTCGAAAGGCTTTCGGTGCCTCACCACCCAGCCGCAATCCGAGACCGGCCGCCGGGATGATTGCCGCAGTGCTCATGGAGATGAACCTACGCAGGACGGAACGGTCTCGCGATTCCGGATCAGGAAGCGAGGACCTCGTCGAGGATGGCTTCCGCCTTGTCCTCGTTGGTGTGTTCGGCCAGGGCCAGTTCGGAGACGAGGATCTGGCGCGCCTTAGCCAGCATCCGCTTCTCACCCGCGGAGAGTCCACGGTCACGCTCTCGGCGCCAAAGATCGCGAACGACCTCTGCCACCTTCATCACGTCACCTGAATGCAGCTTCTCCAGGTTCGCCTTGTAGCGACGCGACCAGTTGGTCGGCTCCTCGGTGTGCGGAGCCCGCAGCACGTCGAAGACGCGCTCCAGACCAGCCTGATCCACGACGTCGCGAACGCCGACGAGATCGAGGTTGCACGCGGGGACCCGGACTACCAGGTCGTTCTGAGCGACGATCCTCAAGACCAGATAGGTCTTGTCCTCACCTTTGATCTGACGGGTCTCGATGTCCTCGATGACGGCCGCACCATGGTTGGGGTAAACAACCGTCTCGCCGACTGTGAAAGTCATATGTCACGTGCCCCTTTCCTCCTCTAGAGTACCACGCGGCCGCTGGTCATCTCCGGGCGTTTGCGCTGGTCAGAGGCCATTTCCCGCCTTGACAAACGAACTTGGCCGTGCCATGCGCACGAAAAACGGGGTACCTGATGACGGGTCCGCCGATCCCGATCGGTAGGCTGTGGCGGCCCGGGCCCTTGCTCTGCGGCATTTCATCAGTGTGTAGGAGAGGGAACACCAGTGCCCATCACGTTGACCTCGCGCACCGTACGGCGGACCGGCCTGCTCGGGGCCGC
Encoded here:
- a CDS encoding CarD family transcriptional regulator, producing the protein MTFTVGETVVYPNHGAAVIEDIETRQIKGEDKTYLVLRIVAQNDLVVRVPACNLDLVGVRDVVDQAGLERVFDVLRAPHTEEPTNWSRRYKANLEKLHSGDVMKVAEVVRDLWRRERDRGLSAGEKRMLAKARQILVSELALAEHTNEDKAEAILDEVLAS
- the ispD gene encoding 2-C-methyl-D-erythritol 4-phosphate cytidylyltransferase; this encodes MSTAAIIPAAGLGLRLGGEAPKAFREVGGDSLLVHAVRGLFAATAIDLCCLVVAVPAGTEQDIHAQLEPLVGSAELHCVAGGKERTDSVRQALDVIDADGIDCVLVHDAARPFVPVEVIERVVFAVRAGATAVVPVLPVTDTIKRVDADGKVVDTPDRNSLVAVQTPQGFEPALLRKAHSGPADGATDDATLCERLGVTVQTVLGSEDAFKITRPRDLLLAEALLAARLT